In one window of Helianthus annuus cultivar XRQ/B chromosome 17, HanXRQr2.0-SUNRISE, whole genome shotgun sequence DNA:
- the LOC110921259 gene encoding uncharacterized protein LOC110921259, which produces MAETQPKRPREDQHHHLFSSEVDPTKHHKTCNNYTQILSILDDNTEEDQHQETTQRLTEFFTSLQQELIISSSSDDPLPEEKQQEVEDGEEKERVIIRHLLEASDDELGIPDDGYGVLEGNDAAGCCESLCDELLGLEDEPANYCSLLHSELIM; this is translated from the coding sequence ATGGCAGAAACTCAACCAAAACGCCCAAGAGAAGACCAACACCACCATCTTTTTTCAAGTGAAGTTGACCCAACAAAGCACCACAAAACTTGTAATAACTACACCCAAATCCTCTCCATTCTTGACGACAACACTGAAGAAGATCAACACCAAGAAACCACCCAACGTTTAACGGAGTTCTTCACATCTCTACAACAAGAACTAATTATCTCATCATCATCCGACGACCCTTTACCAGAAGAAAAACAACAAGAAGTGGAAGATGGTGAAGAAAAAGAAAGGGTTATTATTAGACACCTTCTTGAAGCTTCTGATGATGAGCTTGGAATACCTGATGATGGTTATGGAGTGTTGGAAGGTAATGATGCTGCTGGGTGTTGTGAGAGTTTGTGTGATGAGTTGTTGGGCCTTGAAGATGAGCCTGCTAACTATTGTAGTTTATTGCACTCAGAACTTATTATGTAG